GTGTGATTCACAGGAGCTTTACATCATTGTCTCTGCTGGCAAGGATTGCTTGGTGGACGCCATTGAGAAAATGGTGAGACACCTACACAAATTACTGGCTAGTGTTATTTGGTGTTTTTCATTTCGCCACTGGCTTTTTTTCAGTGGGGCGAGCTGTCTCTGGTGTGCCTGGTCTTTGACCTGACCAGCGAGCGCTCCTTTAGCAACTGCAGTCGCTGGATGGAACGGGTCCGGGCCCACTGCGCAGATCTCCAAGTCCTCGGTACTGTTGGCTGAACTTGTAGATGTGCCGCATGTGTCTTACCAACTGTATTTCAATGCATTAACTTATTGACACTTAGAGCGAGATACAACAGCTTTATCATGTTCGTAAAATATAATACGATAATGAAGCTATTCTTCAGTATTTTGAAGTATTGTTACCTGTGTGTTTTTTCAGGGGTTTTGGTTGGCAATAAGTGTGACCTGTCAGCCAGGAGAGAGGTGCAAACAACTATTGCGCAGAAGTGGGCCCAGGCTGAGGGGCTGGAGTACCATGAAACCTCTACTGTGAGTACACATTCCCTCTACCTCTCTACCTCCCCCAATTTCATTTCATAATCGTCGCTGACCCTAAACAATTTAAGTCAAAAGTCTTTAAGTTTGTTTATGGGGGAAGAAATGCCCAAAATACATAGCATTTATTTGACTATAAATTTGAATGTGTAGTAGTGATGTCGACTAGTCAGTTTAACTATTTTACCACGGTACCACCTTCATAGTTTCATTAAGTAGGTCTTAAaattgtaaacaaacaaaaaataaaccacgtttcattttttgtttgtttgttttgtgtcaCAGAAAGAGAtggagaactgtgaggccccaCTCCTAAGCTTAGCTCGTGCTTTTCACTCTCTCTACCAGGAACGCAGAGAAACCATACAGAACTTGCGTCCGGGCTAAAcgtgaaacaaacaaacaaacaaaaaaacagttcacaataaatacatatatgtaaatatcaACTATGTTTATGTAATGGCTGAGTGATTGTTGCATACATAGAACTTTAACTCTATGTGGTGGCTAACTAGCTGACGTCTTCATAATGCTTGTTAAATATTAGaatctttttttcactttatgtATGTTTCCACAAATATATTCAACATGATTCCTTTCAAATATAACAAGCATGAGTAATCACATGAACACTAATGACGGATATCTGTAATCCACGATGTAAGAAgactttaaatctttttttttgatcGGCagttgaaattttttgattgacGCACAGATTGAAAAAGGAATATACTGCTGGTGCTGCACACTGGTAATGATTTAAACAGCGAGCCTCCACTTCAGTAGTGGGCAGTGTGGAGCTGTTTTAGTCATCCTATCTAGGCTGCAGGGCCCTTCATCCACCCTTCCCAATCCAAACCTCCACCCTCCCCCACTGCTCTGATCACAGCAACACTGCAGAGAGACATGCGGCCGCTGTGATCATAGCATCGTGGGAGAGCAAGCGGGCCGAAGGCACGACAAGAGGCGCACAATGCAGCAGGCCGCTGAGAAGACAACCACTCGGAGATTTATTACATAGCTGAAGGCGCCTGCCATTTGAAAAAGCCAATAGATAGAGATTATCTTGAACGTGCGAGTTCTAACTACTCATTTTCCGTCAAAGTATACACAATTTTCAAGGAAtctggaaaatattttaaaggattttttgCAGATATCTAAGGCCAAAGCCTTTTTGAAGGAGCAATGTGTAACTGCTTTGATAATTACAAAAATGTATGATAAGCAATCTGCAAGGCCTTTGTGAATCttgcaaaaaaagtcttgagTTAAATTTTCCTATGGGAAGACCTAAATTATTCTTTCTCAATACTGCTAATCCATGTCAGGGTTATGTGGTGCTGGTGCAAAATGTGATCTACACTCTTAACTGGTCGCCCTAGCCAGTCATAGGACACACActtagacaaacaaccattcccacTCCCAATCACACTACCACTcagtgggaatcaatcccatgCTGCCCACACTGATGTTAGGCGAATGAACAACTACGTACAcccattttctccttttttttgctaCTTCCATCACTCACTAACTTGCTCGTCATGCCTCTTTTGGAGTACCAATCATAGAAACTATCGTAGGTCTTAAATATGGCCAGAGCAGCTTTTCcagatttaaaatgtttaaatctaCTTAAAGATTGTAGGTTAAGCTGTGGTAAACATAGTAGgttaatctttttttcagtgtttctcacccacatttttttaaaccacactTACCTATAGCAGCAGTCCAGTATGTTAAAAACTGAGAcgagattttccaaaatgaagcccttaatcatactaaaaaaatACTTAGTAATCCTTAAAGCAGTTCAGAGGTCCTAAAAACAAAGAACGTATTTTCAATGTGTAGGCATAGATTGCTATAACTGCACGCTGTAGTGGTTGCAACTTATTGTTTGTTAGAGCCTcaacataacataaaatataTTGAATTTTAAATTAAGGTGTAACAACAATGTGTGGTTAATGAAGCACTGTGAATACTTTACAAATGCATCCATTTGCAGTCAGATTCTTACCATTACAGTGAAAACTGAACCCGGACTGCCTGGCAAAGTAAGCTGAATGTACAGCTAGCTATACAATCAGTGATTGGCTAATAATGTAATGCAAACGTTCATTTTCGCACCTCCAATATTTGCTAAGTGAAGTAATTTTCCTGTAATGCTGAATGTTCCTGTTATTTTCAGGTATTATTAtaacttttgtttatttatttatttaaaaccaCGCAAACACGCGTTGTGTTCCCTACAGGGGGCTCAATGTTTATTCATCATCAGGACTTGATGCATCCAAGTTCAGAATCATTCAGTTTTGGCACCTTAAAAGACATTAtgcttgttattattattttttttacttcaggtttcttttaaattgtaatttacAACAACACAACGCAAGAACTAAagaacaagaaaagaaacgccaaaataacattaaataagACTCCCGTTGATAGTAATGATAAGGCTGTGTGAATTTGAAAGAACTGAAAGAATGAAGTGAAAAGATCTTCAAAGcttgctctttttttgtgtgaagcATCATGAGGCCCCTGGCCCCAAAATGGTCTACCCAAATAAAACGTGAATAAGAAAATAATTCAAGAACCAAGATCGTAAACACAGTACT
The Stigmatopora argus isolate UIUO_Sarg chromosome 7, RoL_Sarg_1.0, whole genome shotgun sequence DNA segment above includes these coding regions:
- the ift27 gene encoding intraflagellar transport protein 27 homolog isoform X2, with the translated sequence MVRLRARCLVVGDPAVGKSALSQMFHSDGTLFQKNYSMTTGVELLIKSVNIPDSSDSVELYIIVSAGKDCLVDAIEKMWGELSLVCLVFDLTSERSFSNCSRWMERVRAHCADLQVLGVLVGNKCDLSARREVQTTIAQKWAQAEGLEYHETSTKEMENCEAPLLSLARAFHSLYQERRETIQNLRPG